The proteins below come from a single Chryseobacterium sp. MA9 genomic window:
- a CDS encoding response regulator, which translates to MFKKVLIVEDQEIMNQGILNMIKELNIPDFDYVMYCDEALSRIRTALEKKSPYDLLIADLSFEKDHIPQQLRSGQELISEVKKVQPGLKIVVFSVEKKAKIIDDLYKIYQVDGFVSKARRDGQDLKNTIRKIFNGETVIPQEVLNTMRHISSEFDIYDMKLLELLAKGLKQSEISTYLKDHRMTPYGIRSIEKRLNELRDSLGAKNNIEMIVICKDIGLI; encoded by the coding sequence ATGTTCAAAAAAGTTTTAATCGTTGAAGACCAGGAAATAATGAACCAGGGAATCCTGAATATGATAAAAGAATTAAATATCCCTGATTTTGATTATGTAATGTATTGTGATGAAGCTTTAAGCAGAATCAGAACAGCTTTGGAAAAGAAAAGTCCTTACGATCTTCTTATTGCTGATCTGTCGTTTGAAAAAGATCATATTCCTCAGCAACTTCGTTCCGGGCAGGAGCTAATTTCTGAGGTAAAAAAGGTTCAGCCTGGGTTAAAAATAGTTGTGTTTTCTGTAGAAAAGAAAGCCAAAATAATTGATGATCTGTACAAGATATATCAAGTTGACGGATTTGTAAGCAAGGCAAGGCGTGACGGGCAGGACCTGAAAAACACAATACGGAAAATCTTTAATGGAGAGACCGTAATTCCACAGGAAGTTTTGAATACCATGCGCCATATTTCTTCTGAGTTTGATATCTATGACATGAAATTACTTGAGCTGCTTGCCAAAGGACTCAAACAAAGTGAAATAAGCACCTATCTGAAAGACCATCGAATGACACCATACGGCATCAGATCTATTGAAAAGAGATTGAATGAACTTCGGGACAGTCTTGGCGCAAAAAACAATATTGAAATGATCGTAATCTGTAAAGATATTGGCCTCATCTGA
- a CDS encoding response regulator has product MFKKVLIAEDHESINISVQKTLEDLNIPNVDYVYYCDDAIGKIQKALREEHPYDLLITDLYYEEDHHEQNLKDGKDLIRKAKEIQPNLKIIVFSAEHKTGIIENLFSDYQINGYVRKARNDSKDLKKSITSVYIGEEYLSFDLKQDMKKFNSYEFSTFDITLVSLLSKGVLQKNIPIHLEERNIKPASLSSVEKRLNSLKEDLQINSNEQLVAFCKDIGII; this is encoded by the coding sequence ATGTTCAAAAAAGTTTTAATTGCCGAAGACCATGAAAGCATCAATATTTCCGTTCAGAAAACCCTTGAGGATCTGAATATTCCCAACGTAGATTATGTATACTATTGTGACGATGCCATAGGAAAAATACAGAAAGCTTTACGGGAAGAACATCCTTATGACTTGTTGATTACGGATCTTTATTATGAGGAAGATCATCATGAACAGAATCTTAAAGACGGAAAAGACCTCATCAGAAAAGCAAAAGAGATACAGCCCAATTTGAAAATCATCGTATTTTCAGCAGAACATAAAACGGGAATTATAGAAAATCTTTTTTCAGATTATCAAATTAACGGTTACGTTCGTAAAGCTAGAAACGATTCAAAAGACCTGAAAAAATCAATTACCTCAGTATACATTGGTGAAGAATATTTATCTTTTGATCTGAAACAGGATATGAAAAAGTTTAATAGCTATGAATTTTCTACGTTTGATATTACACTTGTTTCTCTGCTTTCCAAAGGAGTTTTACAAAAAAATATTCCTATACATCTCGAAGAGAGAAATATTAAACCCGCCAGTCTCAGCAGTGTGGAAAAAAGATTAAACAGCCTGAAAGAAGATCTGCAAATAAACAGCAATGAGCAGCTGGTAGCCTTCTGCAAGGATATCGGGATTATATAA
- a CDS encoding YegP family protein, which translates to MGKFIITQRINNEYQFNLKAGNGEIILTSEGYVQKASCQKGIESVKVNSQDLSRYDRRVAKNGKDYFVLKARNGEIIGNSQMYSSKSGMENGIASVKSNAPTAEIVDETLKN; encoded by the coding sequence ATGGGAAAATTTATCATCACACAAAGAATCAACAACGAGTATCAGTTTAATCTGAAGGCCGGAAACGGAGAAATTATTTTAACCAGCGAAGGATATGTTCAGAAAGCCTCCTGCCAGAAAGGAATTGAATCCGTAAAAGTTAATTCTCAGGACCTTTCAAGATATGACAGAAGAGTAGCAAAAAACGGAAAAGATTATTTCGTGTTAAAAGCAAGAAACGGTGAAATTATCGGAAACAGTCAAATGTACAGTTCAAAATCCGGAATGGAAAATGGCATAGCTTCCGTAAAATCAAATGCTCCAACGGCAGAAATCGTTGATGAAACTTTAAAAAATTAA
- a CDS encoding type I restriction endonuclease, giving the protein MDLKIKLEQLHQKVVDLKDQIGTEEATKNAFVMPFIQILGYDIFNPTEVVPEHVCDIGTKKGEKVDYVIKNNDEPIFIIECKHWKESADAHNSQLHRYYHVSKTRFGVLTNGIVYNFYTDLEKPNIMDEKPFFTINIEDLKDSSIKILESFTKKDYNLESILDSAEALKYIKAIRKEFEKEIENPSDELVKLLVNRFFEKPLTANRMVSFKEYAKKALTTSINESISFRLKSALSINEQIEKREDDVKTSQPIDENNDSKIVTTEEELEGFQIVKAILREKIPSSRIAYRDTLSYFGVLLDDNNRKPLCRLHFNTANKYLETFHNGKEAGEKILLTTLDEIYNYRNQLHLTLENYS; this is encoded by the coding sequence ATGGATCTTAAAATTAAACTTGAGCAACTGCATCAGAAAGTAGTAGACCTTAAAGACCAAATCGGAACAGAAGAAGCTACAAAAAATGCTTTTGTAATGCCTTTCATACAAATTCTGGGTTATGATATTTTCAACCCCACAGAAGTTGTCCCTGAACACGTTTGTGACATTGGCACGAAAAAAGGTGAAAAAGTAGATTATGTTATCAAAAATAATGATGAGCCTATCTTCATTATCGAATGCAAACATTGGAAGGAAAGTGCAGATGCCCATAATTCGCAGCTTCACAGATACTATCATGTTTCTAAAACAAGATTCGGAGTTTTGACCAATGGAATTGTATACAATTTTTACACGGATTTGGAAAAGCCTAATATTATGGATGAAAAGCCCTTCTTCACCATTAATATTGAAGATTTAAAAGACAGCTCCATTAAAATTCTGGAAAGCTTTACCAAGAAAGATTATAATCTGGAAAGTATTCTTGATTCTGCAGAAGCATTAAAATATATCAAAGCCATTAGAAAAGAATTTGAAAAAGAGATTGAAAACCCGTCTGACGAACTGGTGAAACTTCTGGTGAACCGTTTCTTTGAAAAGCCTTTAACAGCCAATAGAATGGTTTCTTTCAAAGAATATGCTAAAAAGGCTTTAACGACTTCTATTAATGAATCCATCAGCTTCCGGTTAAAATCTGCATTAAGCATCAATGAACAAATAGAAAAAAGAGAAGACGATGTGAAAACATCACAACCCATCGATGAGAATAACGATTCCAAAATTGTAACAACTGAAGAAGAGTTGGAAGGATTTCAAATTGTAAAAGCCATTCTGAGAGAGAAAATTCCGTCTTCCAGAATTGCTTACAGAGATACGCTTTCCTATTTCGGAGTTTTGTTGGATGATAACAACAGAAAACCACTTTGCAGGCTACACTTTAATACTGCAAATAAATATCTGGAGACTTTTCACAACGGAAAAGAAGCAGGAGAAAAGATTTTATTGACTACCCTGGATGAAATCTATAATTATAGAAATCAGCTTCATCTGACGCTGGAAAACTATTCATAA
- a CDS encoding SH3 domain-containing protein, which produces MKKLIPFIILTFSIFILNSCLKANDNAGHGGRCTGSAYCTACSNCSRCGHCSGGGTCGVCGRGSSGKNSSSGSSSKKSKSGKYKPSDTYKSTKTKSSKPPKVFIDEVNFNINSSNRYMAGIEATNIYEKPSLKSKIIATVSKKAKLIELSRDGSWYKVQVKSSRTTGYVHYKDIK; this is translated from the coding sequence ATGAAAAAACTAATCCCGTTCATCATACTTACCTTCAGTATATTTATCTTAAATTCTTGCTTAAAAGCCAATGACAATGCAGGACATGGCGGAAGATGTACAGGTTCCGCGTATTGTACAGCTTGCTCAAATTGCTCAAGATGCGGGCACTGCAGTGGTGGTGGGACGTGCGGCGTTTGTGGAAGAGGTTCTTCCGGAAAAAACTCATCATCAGGTAGTTCCAGTAAAAAAAGTAAGTCTGGAAAATACAAACCTTCTGATACTTATAAATCCACCAAAACAAAATCAAGTAAACCACCAAAAGTATTTATTGACGAAGTTAATTTCAATATTAATTCCAGCAACAGGTATATGGCAGGAATAGAAGCAACAAATATTTACGAGAAACCATCCTTAAAATCTAAAATAATAGCAACAGTCTCTAAAAAGGCCAAATTGATTGAACTTTCAAGAGATGGTTCGTGGTACAAGGTACAGGTAAAATCAAGTAGAACAACAGGATATGTTCATTATAAAGATATAAAATAA
- a CDS encoding DUF6804 family protein — MKPFLSFCALCCFIGIFRLPIEYYTFLRILISIGALLVLYNTLSFKQHYFSILFLIILILFNPVFPIYMYRKSIWIPIDTITGVLFLLINFIERKEQKKEEEITEETTEPSLPIHQRTVSRDRIINPKKNQEE, encoded by the coding sequence ATGAAACCATTTCTCTCCTTCTGTGCGTTATGTTGTTTCATCGGTATTTTCAGACTTCCTATAGAATATTATACTTTCCTCAGAATTCTTATTTCCATTGGAGCTTTACTAGTTTTATACAATACTTTAAGCTTTAAACAACACTATTTCAGTATACTATTTCTGATCATTCTTATTCTTTTCAACCCCGTTTTTCCCATTTATATGTATCGAAAAAGTATTTGGATTCCTATTGATACCATAACGGGAGTTCTGTTCTTATTGATCAATTTCATAGAAAGAAAAGAACAAAAAAAGGAAGAAGAAATTACCGAAGAAACTACAGAGCCCTCATTACCCATTCATCAAAGAACTGTTTCAAGAGACAGAATTATTAATCCTAAAAAAAACCAAGAAGAATAA
- a CDS encoding beta-carotene 15,15'-monooxygenase — MDTASIKNLFKLKSVPIEPKPEPLPSNNDTSDDESLEETRKRTYHESGYRDSSRTNGNHSTLSICLDAVYSKFQNEEKEMVEKQKNLKESYVNEQKNRETEIKALTVSQETKEEQLKNKNIEIENYLHTIENLKSEILDLPRNPEKHNIKATRGASAKFWIGLFLLLPITLYLGTFYISTSYSAFFKSFDAKSTVIQSVLDAQAFSKAWNEGVIEGAFVTLIPFVFLGLGYLIHMFWENKTTANYVKLGLLFIVTFIFDSILAYEIESKLYELNKTFESPPFDVKIAFTKIQFWGIIFAGFIVYIIWGLVFDFVMKEHREKDKIKNEQEIRQKRVEFFQDKINILKKDIEEILASIGTIKETVIKTRGRIEELQNIIDGVIIPTKDYKLYASEYVQGWITFIGEKIAVSRTEKQTMIDDCIATYNINLETVGANSDNQNLVYLSSL, encoded by the coding sequence ATGGACACCGCCAGTATAAAAAATTTATTCAAACTCAAATCCGTTCCGATAGAACCGAAACCGGAACCGCTTCCTTCAAATAATGACACCTCGGATGATGAATCTCTGGAAGAAACCAGAAAAAGAACCTATCATGAATCGGGATATAGAGACAGTTCGCGAACCAACGGAAACCATTCTACCCTATCCATATGCCTGGATGCCGTTTATTCCAAATTTCAGAACGAAGAAAAGGAAATGGTCGAAAAACAGAAAAATCTGAAAGAATCCTACGTCAACGAACAAAAAAACAGAGAAACTGAAATTAAGGCGCTGACAGTATCACAGGAAACAAAAGAAGAGCAGCTAAAAAACAAAAATATAGAAATTGAAAATTATCTGCATACAATTGAAAATTTGAAGTCTGAAATCCTTGATTTACCCAGAAACCCGGAAAAGCACAATATAAAAGCGACAAGAGGAGCTTCTGCAAAATTCTGGATCGGGCTTTTTCTCTTGCTTCCCATCACTTTATATTTAGGAACATTTTATATCTCAACTTCTTATTCAGCTTTTTTCAAAAGTTTTGATGCAAAAAGTACTGTTATTCAAAGTGTTTTGGATGCACAGGCTTTCAGCAAGGCATGGAACGAAGGAGTTATTGAAGGAGCTTTTGTTACTCTGATTCCGTTTGTGTTTCTTGGATTAGGCTATTTGATTCATATGTTTTGGGAAAATAAAACGACCGCAAACTACGTAAAGCTTGGGTTATTATTTATTGTAACATTTATTTTTGATTCTATTCTAGCCTATGAAATTGAGTCAAAATTATATGAATTAAATAAAACTTTTGAATCTCCTCCATTTGATGTTAAAATAGCTTTTACCAAAATTCAATTTTGGGGAATTATTTTCGCAGGATTCATTGTGTACATTATTTGGGGACTGGTTTTCGACTTTGTAATGAAAGAACACCGTGAAAAAGATAAGATTAAAAATGAACAGGAAATCAGACAGAAGAGGGTTGAATTCTTTCAGGACAAAATCAATATTTTGAAAAAAGACATTGAAGAAATCCTAGCCAGTATCGGAACAATAAAAGAAACGGTTATCAAAACCCGGGGAAGAATCGAAGAGCTTCAAAATATTATTGACGGGGTCATTATTCCGACCAAAGATTACAAATTGTATGCTTCAGAATATGTTCAGGGCTGGATCACTTTTATTGGTGAAAAGATAGCCGTGTCAAGAACAGAGAAACAAACGATGATTGATGACTGTATTGCAACTTACAATATTAATCTGGAAACCGTAGGAGCTAATTCCGACAATCAAAATTTAGTGTATTTATCATCTTTATAA
- a CDS encoding GNAT family N-acetyltransferase → MSNIVWKIKTFDEFTVPELYSVLKARIDVFVIEQNCPYPDLDNYDQKAVHIWAEEDGQVLAYCRIFDQGIKYDETSFGRVLTTEQARGKSLGKQLIQYAVETIENRFHTSEIKISAQDYLLRFYSGFGFVDTGNKYLEDDIPHTEMIRK, encoded by the coding sequence ATGAGTAATATTGTCTGGAAAATCAAAACGTTTGATGAGTTCACTGTTCCTGAATTGTATTCGGTATTGAAAGCTCGTATTGATGTTTTCGTTATTGAACAGAACTGTCCTTATCCTGATCTGGATAATTATGACCAGAAAGCGGTTCATATCTGGGCTGAAGAAGACGGGCAGGTGCTGGCTTACTGTCGTATATTTGATCAGGGAATAAAGTACGATGAGACTTCTTTCGGAAGAGTTCTGACTACGGAACAGGCAAGAGGAAAAAGCCTTGGGAAACAGCTGATACAATATGCTGTAGAAACAATTGAAAACCGTTTTCATACTTCTGAAATCAAAATATCCGCACAGGATTATCTGTTAAGATTTTACAGCGGGTTTGGATTTGTAGATACGGGGAATAAATATCTTGAGGATGATATTCCGCATACGGAAATGATAAGAAAATAA
- the yihA gene encoding ribosome biogenesis GTP-binding protein YihA/YsxC, translating into MIIKTAEFVKSSGKWQECPEPNIPEYAFIGRSNVGKSSLINAMMNHKDLAKTSQTPGKTQLINHFLVNENWYLTDLPGYGYAKVSKVQRKDFEKLITNYILNRRNLVNLFVLVDIRHTPQKIDLEFIQWCGESGIPFSIVFTKADKLKPNVAVKNVEDYKAELHKTWEDLPELYVTSAEKKEGGDNILNFIQKTNEFLTHNNISFDE; encoded by the coding sequence ATGATTATCAAGACAGCAGAGTTTGTAAAGAGCAGTGGAAAATGGCAGGAATGCCCTGAACCCAATATTCCTGAATATGCTTTTATCGGAAGATCAAACGTAGGAAAGTCATCATTGATCAACGCAATGATGAATCATAAAGACCTGGCTAAGACATCACAGACTCCAGGAAAAACCCAGCTGATCAATCATTTTTTAGTGAATGAAAACTGGTACCTTACCGATTTACCAGGCTATGGTTATGCAAAGGTTTCAAAAGTTCAGCGAAAGGATTTTGAAAAGCTGATCACGAACTATATTCTGAACAGAAGAAATCTTGTCAATCTTTTTGTATTGGTAGATATAAGACACACTCCACAGAAAATTGACCTTGAATTTATCCAATGGTGTGGAGAAAGTGGAATTCCTTTTTCAATTGTATTTACCAAGGCTGATAAACTAAAGCCCAATGTTGCTGTTAAAAATGTTGAGGATTATAAAGCTGAGCTTCATAAAACATGGGAAGACCTTCCTGAGCTGTATGTTACCTCAGCAGAAAAGAAAGAGGGTGGAGACAACATTCTTAATTTTATCCAAAAGACCAATGAATTTTTAACTCATAATAATATAAGTTTCGATGAGTAA
- a CDS encoding alpha/beta fold hydrolase, with protein sequence MIFSTKKEKKYSYVEAGEGHPLVLLHGLMGGLSNFDKMVDFFSERGFKVYVPQLPIYDLPVLNTNLTTIAKYIIKFIESHISGPVTIMGNSMGGHVGLILTLARPDLVKNLVLTGSSGLYERTFGDSFPRKNDRSYIRKKTEEVFYDPKIATEDLVDEVFGVVNDRMKGIKTVMLARSAIKHNMLNDLPKIVTPTCLIWGKQDNVTPPEVAEDMHKFIPNSDLFWIDHCGHAAMMEKPDEFNEILYNWIKDKV encoded by the coding sequence ATGATATTTAGTACAAAAAAAGAAAAGAAATATTCCTATGTAGAAGCGGGAGAAGGACATCCATTAGTGCTGTTGCACGGGTTAATGGGTGGTTTGAGTAATTTCGATAAAATGGTAGATTTTTTTTCGGAAAGAGGCTTCAAAGTATATGTCCCTCAGCTGCCGATCTATGATCTGCCGGTACTCAATACGAATCTTACCACTATCGCAAAATATATTATCAAGTTTATAGAAAGTCATATTTCAGGCCCGGTTACCATTATGGGAAACTCAATGGGAGGACATGTGGGGCTTATCTTGACTTTAGCAAGACCTGATTTGGTAAAAAATCTTGTGCTTACAGGAAGTTCCGGATTATATGAAAGAACTTTTGGGGACAGTTTTCCAAGGAAAAATGACCGATCTTATATCAGAAAGAAAACGGAAGAAGTTTTCTATGATCCAAAGATTGCGACAGAGGATCTTGTAGATGAAGTTTTCGGGGTGGTAAATGACAGAATGAAGGGAATAAAAACCGTAATGCTGGCAAGAAGTGCCATCAAACACAATATGCTGAACGACCTTCCGAAGATTGTAACACCTACGTGTCTGATCTGGGGAAAACAGGATAATGTAACTCCTCCGGAAGTGGCAGAGGACATGCACAAATTTATTCCTAATTCGGATTTATTCTGGATAGATCATTGCGGCCATGCAGCCATGATGGAAAAACCGGATGAATTCAATGAAATCCTGTATAACTGGATAAAAGATAAAGTTTAA
- the mraZ gene encoding division/cell wall cluster transcriptional repressor MraZ, protein MKNFIGTYECKIDDKGRLKVPSSLIKQMENFDDKAFVVKRSVFQPCLEVYPMNAWDKLMGKINKLNRFIKKNADFIRMFTAGVKTVELDNAGRLQISKDLTNFANLQKDIVITSAGELFEIWDKEAYEKVISTNETDFASLAEDVMGSFEEE, encoded by the coding sequence ATGAAAAATTTCATTGGGACATATGAGTGTAAAATTGACGATAAAGGCCGCTTAAAAGTTCCTTCATCTTTAATTAAACAGATGGAAAACTTCGACGATAAGGCGTTTGTAGTCAAGAGATCTGTGTTCCAACCCTGCCTGGAAGTTTATCCTATGAATGCATGGGACAAACTGATGGGCAAAATTAATAAACTGAACAGATTCATAAAAAAGAATGCTGATTTCATACGAATGTTTACGGCAGGAGTAAAGACAGTAGAATTGGATAATGCAGGAAGGTTACAGATCTCCAAAGACCTGACGAATTTTGCAAATCTTCAGAAAGATATTGTGATTACCAGCGCGGGAGAGCTCTTCGAAATTTGGGATAAAGAAGCCTACGAAAAGGTAATCTCAACCAACGAAACTGATTTTGCAAGCCTTGCCGAAGATGTGATGGGCTCTTTCGAGGAAGAATAA
- the rsmH gene encoding 16S rRNA (cytosine(1402)-N(4))-methyltransferase RsmH produces the protein MYHNPVLLKQSVDDLVTNPDGIYVDCTFGGGGHSREILSRLSDKGRLFSFDQDLDALKNTIDDPRFTLVNQNFRFLENSLLMYGVPQVDGVLADLGVSSHQFDEADRGFSTRSNAPLDMRMNVMQNLDAKRVINEYEESELADLFYHYGELREARKLAREIVHHRKTKSIDTTEDLKKLFSYIPPHKVNKFYAQLFQAIRIEVNQELEVLKEMLVQAYNVLKPEGRLVVISYHSLEDRLVKRFLKNGMFEGEPARDIYGNYKKAFELIKSKAIIPDDQEIEENSRARSAKMRTGIKV, from the coding sequence ATGTATCATAACCCCGTTTTGTTGAAGCAGAGTGTTGATGATTTGGTGACGAATCCTGACGGAATATATGTGGACTGCACCTTTGGAGGCGGAGGCCACTCCAGGGAGATTTTGAGCAGACTTTCTGATAAAGGGAGATTGTTCAGTTTTGACCAGGATCTGGATGCACTTAAAAATACAATTGATGATCCTAGATTTACATTAGTTAATCAGAATTTCAGATTTCTGGAAAACTCATTGCTAATGTACGGAGTTCCTCAGGTAGATGGTGTTTTGGCCGACCTGGGAGTTTCTTCACACCAGTTTGATGAAGCAGACAGAGGCTTCTCTACAAGAAGCAATGCTCCTTTGGACATGAGGATGAACGTAATGCAGAACCTTGATGCCAAAAGAGTGATCAATGAATATGAAGAAAGTGAACTTGCAGACCTTTTCTATCACTATGGAGAATTAAGAGAGGCAAGAAAGCTGGCGAGAGAAATTGTTCATCACAGAAAAACAAAAAGCATAGATACCACTGAGGATTTGAAAAAGCTTTTCAGCTACATTCCGCCTCATAAGGTTAATAAATTTTATGCCCAGCTTTTTCAGGCAATAAGAATTGAAGTGAACCAGGAACTTGAAGTATTAAAAGAAATGCTGGTACAGGCTTACAATGTGTTGAAGCCGGAAGGAAGACTGGTTGTTATTTCTTACCACTCTTTAGAGGACCGTTTGGTAAAAAGATTCCTGAAAAATGGAATGTTCGAAGGAGAACCGGCAAGAGATATCTACGGAAATTATAAAAAGGCATTTGAATTGATAAAGAGTAAAGCGATCATTCCTGATGATCAGGAGATCGAAGAAAATTCAAGAGCAAGAAGTGCCAAAATGAGAACAGGAATAAAGGTATAA
- a CDS encoding FtsL-like putative cell division protein: protein MAKRTTNRPQKRLTFIDIIKGNFLNRDEIKIHYKYFLLLFILMMAMIYTNHLVNKKIKIVNALKEETEEYKSRNAYAQSKLIKVKMESELGKEVARDSLMTLENHPHKLLIKLDSTDAKAK from the coding sequence GTGGCAAAAAGAACAACAAATCGCCCCCAGAAAAGACTCACTTTTATAGATATTATAAAAGGAAACTTTCTGAACCGTGATGAGATCAAAATACATTACAAGTATTTTCTCCTGTTGTTTATACTGATGATGGCCATGATTTATACCAACCATCTCGTCAATAAAAAAATTAAAATTGTAAACGCCTTAAAAGAGGAAACAGAAGAATACAAATCAAGAAACGCTTACGCCCAGAGTAAGCTGATCAAAGTAAAAATGGAATCAGAGCTGGGGAAAGAGGTTGCCCGGGATTCATTGATGACCCTGGAAAACCATCCTCACAAATTGCTAATAAAACTGGACAGTACAGATGCAAAAGCAAAATGA